A genomic region of Elaeis guineensis isolate ETL-2024a chromosome 9, EG11, whole genome shotgun sequence contains the following coding sequences:
- the LOC105051853 gene encoding O-fucosyltransferase 9-like gives MAVTMQGKRANGSGPTSPASSPRAARRGGRKEWGAPPLGAERLLYAALAALLRRRGILLLAPVLYVSAMLVFMGSWNLDAVPVRVGVAVLRRRPLPGAVYRSPQVFERLWPFMQADVNHSNALTRAWHQKASQRWKPCVNKRLSHAELPLSNGYLIIEANGGLNQQRLSICDAVAVAGLLNATLVIPIFHLNSVWRDSSKFGEIFDEDYFIETLKNHVRVVKELPQDILKRFDYNISNIVNMRTKALQSKTYYLQKVLPKLLELGAVRIAPFSNRLAHSVPSNIQRLRCLTNYEALRFSQPIRVLAGNMFERMVKNSSMSDGKYVSVHLRFEEDMVAFSCCTYDGGVEEKHEMDIARERSWRGKFRRPGRKINPEANRMGGKCPLTPLEVGMMLRGMGFDNTTPVYVASGQIYNAERYMAPLHQLFPLLETKDSLASDDELAPFKGHSSRLAALDYTLCVHSEVFVTTQGGNFPHFLMGHRRYIYEGHSKTIKPDKKRLVLSFDNPNIRWDRFKHNMQEVLHHSDSKGVGLRKSDASLYALPMPDCMCPQSEP, from the exons ATGGCGGTGACGATGCAAGGCAAGAGGGCGAACGGGAGCGGGCCGACGTCACCGGCGTCGTCGCCCAGGGCGGCGCGGCGGGGCGGTAGGAAGGAGTGGGGGGCGCCGCCGCTGGGGGCGGAGCGGCTGCTGTACGCGGCGTTGGCCGCGCTGCTCCGGCGGAGGGGGATCCTGCTGCTGGCGCCGGTGCTGTATGTGTCGGCCATGTTGGTCTTCATGGGGAGCTGGAATCTTGATGCCGTGCCGGTGCGTGTCGGGGTGGCTGTGCTCCGCCGCCGGCCGCTGCCGGGTGCGGTGTACAGGAGTCCCCAGGTGTTCGAGAGGCTGTGGCCCTTCATGCAGGCCGATGTGAACCACTCGAATGCG TTGACGAGAGCATGGCATCAAAAGGCAAGCCAGAGATGGAAGCCATGTGTCAACAAAAGGTTATCTCATGCAG AGTTGCCACTTTCAAATGGCTACCTCATAATTGAAGCAAATGGTGGGCTAAATCAGCAACGTCTATCG ATATGTGATGCAGTTGCCGTGGCAGGTCTATTGAATGCCACGCTTGTCATCCCAATATTTCATTTGAACAGTGTTTGGCGTGATTCCAG CAAGTTTGGGGAAATCTTTGATGAAGATTATTTTATTGAGACACTCAAGAATCATGTAAGAGTGGTCAAAGAACTACCGCAAGATATACTGAAGCGCTTTGACTATAATATAAGCAACATTGTGAATATGAGAACTAAGGCTTTACAATCCAAGACATATTATTTGCAGAAGGTTCTTCCCAAATTATTAGAATTGGG GGCTGTGCGTATAGCACCTTTCTCTAATAGATTGGCACACTCAGTTCCATCCAATATCCAGAGGCTGAGATGTTTGACCAATTATGAAGCATTACGGTTTTCTCAACCTATAAGGGTTCTTGCTGGAAACATGTTTGAGCGGATGGTGAAAAATAGCTCCATGAGTGATGGGAAGTATGTTTCTGTGCATCTTCGGTTTGAAGAG GATATGGTAGCCTTTTCATGCTGTACTTATGATGGTGGTGTGGAAGAGAAACATGAAATGGATATTGCCCGTGAAAGGAGTTGGAGGGGGAAGTTTAGAAGACCGGGTCGAAAGATAAACCCAGAGGCTAATCGAATGGGTGGAAAATGCCCTTTAACCCCATTAGAG GTTGGAATGATGCTTCGAGGCATGGGATTTGACAATACCACACCAGTTTATGTTGCTTCTGGTCAAATTTACAATGCAGAAAGATATATGGCTCCTCTCCATCAGTTATTTCCACTTTTAGAGACAAAGGATAGTCTAGCCTCAGATGATGAACTTGCACCATTTAag GGTCACTCTTCTCGTTTGGCAGCACTGGATTACACCTTGTGCGTTCACAGTGAAGTATTTGTGACAACTCAAGGGGGTAATTTTCCACACTTTTTGATGGGGCACAGACGGTATATTTATGAAGGCCATTCAAAGACAATAAAGCCTGACAAGAAGAGATTGGTGTTGTCTTTTGACAACCCAAACATAAG ATGGGATAGATTCAAGCATAACATGCAGGAAGTTCTTCATCACAGTGACTCGAAGGGAGTCGGACTGAGGAAATCCGATGCATCTCTGTACGCTTTACCCATGCCTGACTGCATGTGCCCGCAATCAGAACCATGA
- the LOC105051851 gene encoding cyclic nucleotide-gated ion channel 18 has protein sequence MSAFGPAVSRLLLAFRRPPLPFHRPPLPPVPVRFHRHKPWQPRRILDPGGDVVLRWNRVFLISCLIALFIDPLYFYLLYIGGPICVQIDPFIRGSVTIFRTIADLFYLAHLILKFRIAFIAPSSRVFGRGELVTDPDQIAMRYLKGDFIIDLAATLPIPQILIWFVIPAVSSSTANHTNHTLSLIVLLQYIPRLFLIFPLNARIVKATGVLAKTAWTGAAYNLLLYMLASHGLGALWYLLSIERQYTCWITECGKENGTNNAVTCIPSFLDCSTVDLPERKAWLNTTLVRANCDATSGKTEFNFGIFAGALTNDVVAGTFLDKYLYCLWWGLKNLSSYGQDLATSTYVGETSFAILICIVGLVLFSHLIGNMQTYLQSITVRLEEWRVKRRDIEEWMRHRQLPPDLQERVQRFVQYKWLATRGVDEESILRSLPLDIRREIQRHLCLALVRRVPFFAQMDDQLLDAICERLVSSLSTKDTYIVREGDPVNEMLFIIRGNLESSTTNGGRSGFFNSINLRPGDFCGEELLTWALMPSPSVNLPSSTRTVRSLTEVEAFALRAEDLKFVANQFKRLHSKKLQHAFRFYSHQWRTWGACFIQAAWRRYKKRKLAKELATQESLYYMQVMDDEGPASEHEGAPLIADGGGGSLVETDNGNMNQHLGATILATKFAKNTKRGANEKIHQHRPVEVEMPKLMKPAEPDFSLSNEDDI, from the exons ATGAGCGCCTTCGGCCCCGCCGTCTCCCGGCTTCTCCTCGCCTTTCGCCGGCCGCCTCTTCCATTCCACCGCCCCCCGCTGCCCCCCGTCCCCGTCCGCTTCCACCGCCACAAACCATGGCAGCCCCGGCGCATCCTCGACCCCGGTGGCGACGTCGTCCTCAGGTGGAACCGCGTCTTCCTCATCTCCTGCCTCATCGCCCTCTTCATTGATCCCCTCTACTTCTACCTCCTCTACATCGGCGGACCCATCTGCGTCCAGATCGACCCCTTCATCCGCGGCAGCGTCACCATCTTCCGCACCATCGCCGACCTCTTCTACCTCGCCCATCTCATCCTCAAGTTCCGCATCGCCTTCATTGCCCCCAGCTCCCGCGTCTTCGGCCGCGGCGAGCTTGTTACCGACCCTGACCAGATCGCCATGCGCTACCTCAAGGGTGATTTCATCATCGATCTTGCCGCCACCCTCCCAATCCCGCAG ATATTAATCTGGTTTGTGATACCGGCAGTGAGCAGCTCAACAGCTAATCACACTAACCATACTCTTTCCTTGATTGTCCTGCTCCAGTATATTCCAAGGTTGTTCCTCATTTTCCCTTTGAATGCGAGGATCGTCAAGGCAACTGGAGTACTTGCAAAGACTGCATGGACTGGAGCTGCATATAATCTCCTTCTCTATATGCTAGCTAGTCAT GGATTAGGAGCTTTATGGTATCTGTTATCCATTGAGCGTCAGTACACCTGTTGGATAACTGAGTGTGGAAAAGAGAATGGCACCAACAATGCAGTGACATGCATTCCTAGTTTTTTGGACTGTAGCACTGTGGATTTACCTGAACGAAAAGCCTGGCTTAACACCACCCTTGTGCGAGCTAATTGTGATGCCACTAGTGGCAAGACCGAGTTCAACTTTGGCATCTTTGCAGGTGCCTTGACTAACGATGTTGTCGCAGGGACCTTCCTTGACAAGTACCTGTATTGTCTTTGGTGGGGTTTGAAAAACTTGAG TTCATATGGACAGGACTTGGCGACAAGCACTTATGTAGGAGAAACGTCATTTGCGATCCTTATATGTATTGTGGGTCTTGTTCTATTTTCACATCTAATTGGAAACATGCAG ACCTACTTGCAATCAATTACTGTGAGACTCGAAGAATGGAGAGTCAAACGAAGAGATATCGAGGAGTGGATGAGGCATCGCCAACTGCCACCAGATTTGCAAGAAAGAGTTCAGCGGTTCGTTCAGTATAAGTGGCTTGCCACTAGAGGTGTAGATGAAGAATCCATTTTGCGTTCTTTACCTTTGGACATTCGTCGAGAAATTCAGCGTCACTTATGTCTTGCCCTTGTTCGCCGT GTCCCATTCTTCGCACAAATGGACGATCAACTATTGGATGCCATATGCGAACGCTTGGTCTCATCCCTAAGCACCAAAGATACCTATATTGTTCGGGAAGGTGACCCAGTCAACGAAATGCTCTTCATCATCAGAGGCAACCTAGAAAGCTCCACCACTAATGGTGGTAGGTCTGGATTCTTCAACTCCATAAACCTTAGACCAGGGGATTTCTGTGGGGAGGAGTTACTGACATGGGCCTTAATGCCAAGCCCAAGTGTCAACCTGCCATCATCCACTAGAACTGTCCGGTCCCTCACTGAGGTTGAGGCATTTGCTCTCCGAGCTGAAGATCTAAAATTCGTGGCCAACCAGTTCAAGCGTCTTCATAGCAAGAAGCTTCAGCATGCTTTCAGGTTCTACTCGCACCAATGGAGGACTTGGGGAGCTTGCTTCATACAAGCAGCATGGAGACGGTACAAAAAGAGAAAACTGGCAAAGGAGCTGGCCACACAAGAAAGCCTCTACTACATGCAAGTGATGGATGATGAAGGGCCGGCCAGTGAGCATGAGGGAGCTCCTCTGATTGCGGATGGTGGTGGAGGCTCATTAGTGGAAACTGATAACGGGAACATGAATCAACATCTAGGTGCAACAATATTAGCTACAAAGTTTGCGAAGAACACAAAGAGAGGAGCAAATGAGAAGATCCATCAGCATAGACCTGTTGAAGTGGAGATGCCAAAGCTCATGAAGCCAGCGGAGCCTGATTTCTCTCTGAGCAATGAGGATGATATTTGA
- the LOC109506266 gene encoding uncharacterized protein: MMETAVQTPKTPTDPAAGSPPESRPIRRRTRSSSSSASSFSSTSPSPSPSPAHRIFSPLRPSSTIPFSWEHLPGVPKIPKSLPPDSHSATDPRRLLLPLPPPLRSKSAPPSMPRKKRSDARFANLATDDPFAAALAECAKDDPSGTELDKLCGEPAASSRRRRSAAPAITDRFGLLDLYGSCKTSCSVAEATISIPRSITHRAAEYGLLKSRSTS, from the coding sequence ATGATGGAAACGGCGGTCCAAACCCCCAAGACTCCCACAGATCCGGCGGCTGGATCTCCGCCGGAGAGCCGCCCAATCCGCCGCCGGACGCGATCGTCCTCCAGCTCtgcctcttccttctcctccaccTCCCCCTCCCCATCTCCTTCCCCCGCACACCGAATCTTTTCCCCCCTCCGCCCCTCCTCCACCATCCCCTTCTCCTGGGAGCACCTCCCCGGCGTCCCCAAAATCCCCAAATCCCTCCCCCCCGACTCCCACTCAGCCACCGACCCCCGCCGCCTCCTCCTGCCACTCCCTCCCCCGCTTCGCTCCAAATCCGCCCCCCCTTCCATGCCCCGAAAGAAGCGATCTGACGCCCGCTTCGCCAACCTCGCCACCGACGACCCCTTCGCCGCCGCCCTCGCCGAGTGCGCCAAGGACGATCCCTCCGGGACCGAGCTGGACAAGCTCTGTGGGGAGCCCGCCGCCAGCTCCCGGCGGCGTAGGTCAGCGGCGCCGGCGATCACCGACCGGTTCGGGCTCTTGGATCTGTACGGCTCCTGCAAGACCTCGTGCTCCGTCGCCGAAGCCACCATCTCCATCCCCCGTTCCATCACCCACCGCGCCGCCGAGTACGGCCTCCTCAAAAGCCGGTCAACTTCCTGA